In Bosea sp. PAMC 26642, the DNA window GGCGCGTGTCTGCCGCGAAGCCCGGCGAGGTCTTCTTCGTCTGGGAACCGCTCTATCATATTGGTGGGGCGCAACTGCTGCCGCTGCCGATGATCCGCGACGTGACGCTAGCCATGGTCGACCGCTTCAGCGCCAGTCGCTTCTGGCGCCAGGTCACGGCCGAGGGCGCGACTCATATCCACCATCTCGGCGGCATCCTGCAGATCCTGTTGAAACAGCCCGAGAGCCCGCTCGACCGGACGCATGGCGTTCGGATCTCCTGGGGCGGCGGCTGCCCGGCCGACATCTGGCCGCTGTTCCGCGACCGTTTCGGCATCGAGATCCGCGAATGCTACGGCATGACCGAGGCCTCCAGCATCACCACCTGCAACGACAACGGCGTTGTCGGCTCGGTGGGTAAGCCGATGCCGTGGTTCAAGGTCAGGCTGCTACGGCCGGACGGCACGCCGGTGACTGCCGGCGAGCGCGGCGAGATCGTGGTCGAGACGGATGTCCCGGGCGCGATCTTTCGCGGCTACCTAGAAAACCCCGAAGCGACCGCAAAGGCGCTGCGCGGCGGCGCGCTCTATACCGGCGATCTCGGTTCCTGGGATGCCGAGGGCAACCTCTTCTTCCACGGCCGCATGACAGACAGCGTGCGCTGCAAGGGCGAGAACGTCTCGGCTTGGGAGGTCGAGCATGTCGCGGCCGAGCATGAGGACATCGAGGACTGCGCCATGATCGGTGTCGCCTCTGATGTCGGCGAGCAGGACATCAAGCTCTTCGTCAAGCAGCGCGAGGGTGCGACGATCGACGAAGCCACGCTCTCGGACTGGCTCGCAACTCGCCTCGCCCCCTACCAGAACCCGCGCTACATCGCCTTCGTCGACGAGTTCGAGCGCACGGCCAGCCAGCGCATCATGAAGCACAAGCTCTCGCCCCGGCTCGACGACGCGTGGGACCGTGCGGCTCCGGCGATGGTCCGCTGACATGAGCTCCTGCGACATCCTGATTTCGGGCACCGGCGCCTTCGCCGCCCGCATCGCCTTCGACATCGCCGCCGTGGCGGGCGAGCCGGTCGGGGTCGTTATCGCCGGGCGCAACCGCAGCCGGCTGAACTGGCTGCGCACGGCGGCCAACGCCCGGGCCGCGATGTTCGGCAGCAAGGCGCGGTTCACCGCCCATGCCCTCGATCTGCTGGCACCGGACGCCTCCGACCTGCTGCTGGCGGCGACGAACCCGCGCATCCT includes these proteins:
- a CDS encoding class I adenylate-forming enzyme family protein, coding for MSLTDDAGFVDLLTQCAARDPERIYARYCGEPVTYGEIDRSSAAFAAHLRARGLKPGDRVAVMMRNSVATIAIVFGLARAGVAWIPVNAQQRGEGLRYLLTHPQPKLILVDEDLAELVDDALAGTNAPPILKQGAELDAILGGVVGFAEPAPAPDDVFAIMYTSGTTGRPKGVVVSHRMLRLAAEGVGRVSAAKPGEVFFVWEPLYHIGGAQLLPLPMIRDVTLAMVDRFSASRFWRQVTAEGATHIHHLGGILQILLKQPESPLDRTHGVRISWGGGCPADIWPLFRDRFGIEIRECYGMTEASSITTCNDNGVVGSVGKPMPWFKVRLLRPDGTPVTAGERGEIVVETDVPGAIFRGYLENPEATAKALRGGALYTGDLGSWDAEGNLFFHGRMTDSVRCKGENVSAWEVEHVAAEHEDIEDCAMIGVASDVGEQDIKLFVKQREGATIDEATLSDWLATRLAPYQNPRYIAFVDEFERTASQRIMKHKLSPRLDDAWDRAAPAMVR